The Deinococcus sonorensis KR-87 genome includes a window with the following:
- a CDS encoding transcriptional regulator: MFNPPTVEDLQETRRANEKLVLAALDSKPEWVETELAKTTGLALSHLRAALASLLDQGRVRRLPGTGTRAVYGLADPGLADVPATPLTPLARKVRTYLEGRADSALHMAEELRSTREDVMAALSLLNAHKMITCTFVGSLVIFRLREAQALLDQKPETTKKRQVA, from the coding sequence ATGTTCAACCCCCCCACCGTTGAAGACCTTCAGGAAACCCGCCGCGCCAACGAGAAGCTGGTGCTCGCTGCGCTGGACAGCAAGCCCGAATGGGTCGAGACGGAACTCGCCAAAACCACTGGTCTCGCGCTCTCCCACCTGCGCGCCGCGCTGGCGAGCCTGCTGGACCAGGGCCGCGTGCGTCGTCTGCCGGGCACCGGAACCCGCGCGGTGTATGGCCTGGCCGACCCCGGCCTCGCCGACGTGCCGGCCACCCCGCTCACCCCGCTGGCCCGCAAGGTCCGGACCTACCTGGAGGGCCGCGCCGACAGCGCCCTGCACATGGCCGAGGAACTGCGCAGCACCCGCGAGGACGTGATGGCGGCCCTGAGCCTGCTGAACGCCCACAAGATGATCACCTGCACCTTCGTGGGCAGCCTGGTGATCTTCCGGCTGCGCGAGGCCCAGGCGCTGCTGGACCAGAAGCCCGAAACCACCAAGAAGCGTCAGGTCGCCTGA
- a CDS encoding phytoene desaturase family protein: MAGGRGQRGAAGVPAGAGALLNASVGILGGGIAGLALAALLAERGAHVTVYERDQLGGKLRRVQVGDLSMDTGPSLFTFPGVWRALLQRLNELDPLDLRPLPGGLGLHHTPYGAVPLPVPTSHPLWPHWQRYVQEVGPLRPHLQTLLTTPPHLTSRAFLQASAVLGRLTAPHLTAAGWLAARHFPPALHHALQVHALNAGLSPQDAPALYALLPALIAGDVWRPAGGMRALLDTLVDFCVRRGVQLRPGTPVERLSQLPPHDLLVSALDPARLARLRGRTVQRSPLTVSGVAIYAALPEASTLPATSVITPQSYRTFRAAMRVPALPPDTLALVHADGRRLALLLTAPPTGERYTLAHPWVQAQVQRVERTLGVPGLLASAQATAVLTPQFYAQGGAPGGAIYGQALAPWRGGPFHPQPYRLEARLWQVGAGVHPGGGLPAVLGGALMVDRLLAERHG; encoded by the coding sequence GTGGCTGGTGGGCGCGGTCAGCGGGGTGCAGCTGGTGTACCTGCTGGTGCGGGGGCTCTACTGAACGCCAGCGTTGGCATTCTGGGCGGCGGCATCGCCGGGCTCGCGCTGGCGGCGCTGCTGGCCGAGCGCGGCGCACACGTCACCGTGTACGAGCGAGATCAGCTGGGTGGCAAGCTGCGGCGTGTGCAGGTGGGCGACCTGAGCATGGACACCGGCCCCAGCCTGTTCACCTTTCCCGGTGTATGGCGGGCGCTGCTGCAGCGCCTGAACGAGCTGGACCCGCTGGACCTGAGGCCGCTGCCGGGTGGCCTGGGCCTGCACCACACGCCCTACGGGGCCGTGCCGCTGCCGGTGCCGACCTCCCATCCGCTGTGGCCGCACTGGCAGCGCTACGTGCAGGAGGTGGGCCCGCTGCGCCCGCACCTGCAGACGCTGCTGACCACGCCACCGCACCTGACCAGCCGCGCCTTTCTCCAGGCCAGCGCGGTGCTGGGCCGGCTGACTGCGCCGCACCTCACCGCCGCTGGCTGGCTGGCCGCCCGGCATTTTCCCCCGGCCCTGCACCATGCCCTGCAGGTGCACGCGCTCAACGCCGGCCTCTCGCCCCAGGACGCGCCGGCCCTGTACGCGCTGCTGCCGGCCCTGATCGCCGGGGATGTCTGGCGACCGGCCGGAGGGATGCGGGCGCTGCTGGACACCCTGGTGGACTTCTGCGTGCGGCGTGGCGTGCAGCTGCGCCCCGGAACGCCCGTCGAGCGGCTGTCGCAGCTGCCGCCCCACGACCTGCTGGTGAGTGCCCTGGACCCGGCCCGGCTGGCGCGGCTGCGGGGCCGGACTGTCCAACGCTCGCCCCTGACCGTGAGCGGGGTGGCGATCTACGCGGCGCTGCCGGAGGCCTCCACCCTGCCGGCCACCAGCGTGATCACGCCGCAGAGCTACCGGACGTTCCGGGCGGCCATGAGGGTCCCGGCCCTGCCGCCCGACACCCTGGCGCTGGTGCACGCGGACGGGCGACGGCTGGCCCTGCTGCTCACCGCGCCGCCCACCGGTGAGCGGTACACCCTGGCGCACCCCTGGGTGCAGGCGCAGGTGCAGCGGGTGGAGCGGACGCTGGGTGTGCCGGGGCTGCTGGCCTCGGCCCAGGCCACCGCGGTGCTGACCCCGCAGTTCTATGCCCAGGGTGGCGCTCCCGGCGGGGCCATCTACGGACAGGCGCTGGCCCCCTGGCGCGGCGGGCCGTTCCATCCGCAGCCGTATCGCCTGGAGGCGCGGCTGTGGCAGGTGGGCGCGGGCGTGCATCCGGGTGGGGGGCTGCCGGCGGTGCTGGGCGGCGCCCTGATGGTGGACCGGCTGCTGGCGGAGCGGCACGGGTGA
- a CDS encoding VOC family protein yields MTSISPFLTFGGNAEEALQFYMSVFPDARMVNAQKSPDGSVLFSGTFELGGQQYMILNGDAHFKFTSGFSLFISCDTQQEVDDLWERLSDGGEKGRCGWLKDRFGMSWQVVPAGLGRLLGDPDRARAQRAMNAMLQMNKLDLAVLEQAAQSA; encoded by the coding sequence ATGACCAGCATCAGTCCCTTTCTGACCTTCGGTGGCAACGCGGAAGAAGCGCTGCAGTTCTACATGTCCGTGTTTCCGGACGCCAGGATGGTCAACGCTCAGAAGTCGCCGGACGGCAGCGTGTTGTTCTCCGGCACCTTCGAGCTAGGCGGACAGCAGTACATGATCCTGAACGGGGACGCGCACTTCAAGTTCACCTCCGGGTTCTCGCTGTTCATCAGCTGCGACACCCAGCAGGAGGTGGACGACCTGTGGGAGCGGCTGTCCGATGGGGGAGAGAAGGGCCGCTGCGGCTGGCTCAAGGACCGGTTCGGCATGTCGTGGCAGGTGGTTCCGGCTGGCCTGGGCCGGCTGCTGGGCGATCCGGACCGCGCCAGGGCGCAGCGGGCGATGAATGCCATGCTGCAGATGAACAAACTGGACCTGGCCGTGCTGGAGCAGGCCGCCCAGAGCGCCTGA
- a CDS encoding MerR family transcriptional regulator, with amino-acid sequence MTDAATESALYTASEVEARTGVPATTLRQWERRYGLPNPRRNASGYRLYGQHDLDCIQYILQRVDEGVAVGRAAELARDHFAAPLSPHQTLVDDLTRALLHPDHPQAVRLLDHAHSRLSVEEVLMGIIQPALVQIGTRWERGEITIAHEHQASAFLRARIGQLLDMAGSSAFGPVLVAACAPGEFHELGLMVLSLVLRRRGLQVHYLGANTPLADLAMFARQMGARAVLVTLNTEEPLEAFRQQQRDLAGLNMPVFLGGLLMNRRPELAPELGGRYLGPNAVEAAEQLIRALHLPGIQGGTA; translated from the coding sequence ATGACAGACGCCGCCACTGAATCTGCCCTGTACACCGCCAGCGAAGTCGAGGCCCGCACCGGGGTCCCGGCCACCACCCTGCGGCAGTGGGAACGGCGCTACGGGCTGCCCAACCCCCGGCGCAACGCCAGCGGCTACCGCCTGTACGGGCAGCATGACCTGGACTGCATTCAGTACATCCTGCAGCGGGTGGACGAGGGCGTGGCGGTGGGCCGCGCCGCCGAGCTGGCCCGTGACCACTTCGCCGCGCCGCTCAGCCCGCACCAGACGCTGGTGGACGACCTGACGCGGGCCCTGCTACACCCGGACCATCCACAGGCCGTGCGGCTGCTGGACCACGCGCACTCGCGGCTGAGCGTGGAGGAGGTGCTGATGGGCATCATCCAGCCGGCGCTGGTGCAGATTGGGACACGCTGGGAACGCGGGGAGATCACCATCGCGCACGAGCATCAGGCCTCGGCCTTTCTGCGCGCCCGCATCGGCCAGCTGCTGGACATGGCCGGCAGCAGCGCCTTCGGACCGGTACTGGTGGCCGCGTGCGCGCCCGGCGAGTTTCACGAGCTGGGCCTGATGGTGCTGAGTCTGGTGCTGCGGCGGCGCGGCCTGCAGGTGCATTACCTGGGCGCCAACACGCCGCTGGCCGACCTGGCGATGTTCGCTCGCCAGATGGGCGCGCGGGCGGTGCTGGTGACGCTCAACACCGAGGAGCCGCTGGAGGCGTTCCGGCAGCAGCAACGCGACCTGGCCGGGCTGAACATGCCGGTCTTTCTGGGCGGCCTGCTGATGAACCGCCGGCCCGAACTGGCGCCGGAACTGGGCGGACGCTATCTGGGGCCGAACGCGGTGGAAGCGGCCGAACAGTTGATCCGGGCGCTGCATCTGCCCGGCATACAGGGAGGAACAGCGTGA
- a CDS encoding UbiA family prenyltransferase: MEGSGYSGKRVRAAQNRLTWRQLLLVSRPALWINTVGVAVTGLWLAGELWSTRPGWWLLLLYLTLPYNLLIYGLNDLSDRAEDAHSARKGGWQGARLRGGEDAALLGWMLLLNGPLLLALALLLPGSALLVLLLSALLFAGYSLPPLRFKARPVLDGLSNVAYALPLVLPALLLGRPLPLLALLAVSAYAVGKHAFDAVQDIASDRAAGLHTTATRLGVRGTALYALGWFTVAAALLWPLSRLSALALLLVCGGMAAALLRRPTLVQAGRLYRLSILSPWLVGAVSGVQLVYLLVRGLY; the protein is encoded by the coding sequence ATGGAGGGGAGCGGCTACTCAGGCAAGCGGGTGCGGGCCGCGCAAAACCGGCTGACCTGGCGGCAACTGCTGCTCGTCTCGCGTCCGGCCCTGTGGATCAACACGGTGGGGGTGGCCGTCACCGGACTGTGGCTGGCCGGCGAGCTGTGGAGCACCCGCCCCGGCTGGTGGCTGCTGCTGCTGTACCTGACGCTGCCCTACAATCTGCTGATCTACGGCCTCAACGACCTCTCGGACCGCGCCGAGGACGCCCACTCGGCGCGCAAGGGGGGCTGGCAGGGCGCGCGGTTGCGCGGCGGTGAGGACGCGGCGCTGCTCGGCTGGATGCTCCTGCTGAACGGACCGCTGCTGCTGGCGCTGGCGCTGCTGCTACCGGGCAGTGCCCTGCTGGTGCTGCTGCTCAGCGCCCTGCTGTTCGCCGGCTACAGCCTGCCCCCGCTGCGTTTCAAGGCCCGCCCGGTGCTGGACGGGCTGAGCAACGTGGCCTACGCCCTGCCGCTGGTGCTGCCGGCGCTGCTGCTGGGCCGGCCGCTGCCGCTGCTGGCCCTGCTGGCGGTGTCCGCCTACGCGGTCGGCAAGCACGCCTTCGACGCGGTTCAGGACATCGCTTCCGACCGCGCGGCGGGCCTGCACACCACCGCCACCCGGCTGGGGGTGCGCGGCACCGCGCTGTACGCGCTCGGCTGGTTTACCGTGGCTGCCGCGCTGCTGTGGCCACTCAGCCGCCTGTCGGCGCTGGCGCTGCTGCTGGTCTGCGGTGGCATGGCCGCCGCGCTGCTGCGGCGCCCCACCCTGGTGCAGGCCGGGCGGCTGTACCGGCTGAGCATCCTCAGCCCGTGGCTGGTGGGCGCGGTCAGCGGGGTGCAGCTGGTGTACCTGCTGGTGCGGGGGCTCTACTGA
- a CDS encoding complex I NDUFA9 subunit family protein: MRVLVTGASGFVGRALVAQLRQQGHDVRAASRQGQPVEGAPGVAMDVTDLGSVQRGFGMAFPGAEPEAVMHLVGIIVEKGAQTFQTVHVDATRHVLASTPRGARYLHMSALGADPASPSGYSRSKGEAEQLVQGSGLAATIFRPSLIFGPGDDFFGRVLKQLVSLPPLVPQIGNGQFPFRPVGILDVVTAFAGALQRPETAGQTYALTGPQEYTFSQLLELELSALGKRKLIVPVPLPLMDLLVPVMQVLPSPPITRDQYLMLKAGNSAPNEPARTVFQLPMQRLEDALPGIVNAP, from the coding sequence ATGCGGGTGCTGGTGACGGGCGCCAGCGGCTTCGTGGGCCGCGCGCTGGTAGCGCAGCTGCGGCAGCAGGGCCATGACGTGCGGGCGGCGTCCCGGCAGGGACAGCCGGTGGAGGGCGCGCCGGGCGTGGCGATGGATGTGACCGACCTGGGCAGCGTGCAGCGCGGCTTCGGGATGGCGTTCCCCGGCGCGGAGCCGGAAGCGGTGATGCATCTGGTCGGCATCATTGTGGAGAAGGGAGCGCAGACCTTCCAGACGGTCCATGTGGACGCTACCCGGCACGTGCTGGCCAGCACGCCGCGCGGCGCCCGCTACCTGCACATGAGTGCGCTGGGCGCGGACCCGGCCAGTCCCAGCGGGTACAGCCGCAGCAAGGGCGAGGCCGAACAGCTGGTGCAGGGCAGCGGGCTGGCCGCCACCATCTTCCGCCCGTCGCTGATCTTCGGGCCGGGCGACGACTTCTTCGGGCGGGTGCTGAAACAGCTGGTGAGCCTGCCGCCGCTGGTGCCACAGATCGGCAACGGGCAGTTCCCGTTCCGGCCAGTGGGCATTCTGGACGTGGTCACCGCGTTTGCCGGCGCGCTGCAGCGGCCGGAGACCGCCGGTCAGACGTACGCGCTGACCGGCCCGCAGGAATACACCTTCAGCCAGCTGCTGGAGCTGGAGCTGAGCGCCCTGGGCAAACGCAAACTGATCGTGCCGGTGCCGCTGCCGCTGATGGACCTGCTGGTGCCGGTGATGCAGGTGCTGCCCAGCCCCCCCATCACCCGCGACCAGTACCTGATGCTGAAGGCGGGCAACAGCGCTCCCAACGAACCGGCCCGCACGGTGTTCCAGCTGCCGATGCAGCGGCTGGAGGACGCCCTGCCCGGCATCGTGAACGCGCCATAG
- a CDS encoding Crp/Fnr family transcriptional regulator encodes MSGVASKQRFRRGEWVFQQGDPAPVFYQAETGLVRLMQSTLRGRTLTVRHVLPGDYFGEAALDPAPATHHHAAEALTPATIRLLQPEQLTAATLLDISRNLSTQLRRAMLHEVHLQSGDLRQRLVRYLLELADTPLGAEDAQDHLYVRTTHELLAEGSGSTRESVSKVVTELRDLGLIETGYRHITLLHLEGLRALAGPAPLDRPDVAETFKELR; translated from the coding sequence GTGAGTGGAGTGGCCAGCAAACAGCGATTCCGGCGCGGCGAATGGGTCTTCCAGCAGGGTGACCCGGCGCCGGTGTTCTATCAGGCGGAGACCGGGCTGGTGCGCCTGATGCAGAGTACCCTGCGCGGCCGGACCCTGACCGTGCGGCACGTGCTGCCGGGCGATTACTTCGGTGAGGCGGCGCTGGACCCGGCGCCGGCCACCCACCACCACGCTGCCGAGGCGCTCACGCCCGCCACCATCCGGCTGCTGCAGCCGGAGCAGCTGACCGCGGCGACCCTGCTGGACATCTCGCGCAACCTCAGCACCCAGCTGCGCCGGGCGATGCTGCACGAGGTGCACCTGCAGTCCGGCGACCTGCGGCAGCGGCTGGTGCGCTACCTGCTGGAGCTGGCCGACACCCCGCTGGGGGCCGAGGACGCCCAGGACCACCTGTACGTCCGCACCACCCACGAGCTGCTGGCCGAGGGCAGCGGCAGTACCCGCGAGAGCGTCAGCAAGGTGGTGACCGAGCTGCGCGACCTGGGCCTGATCGAGACCGGCTACCGGCACATCACGCTGCTGCACCTGGAGGGGCTGCGCGCGCTGGCCGGTCCCGCGCCGCTTGACCGGCCGGACGTGGCGGAGACCTTCAAGGAGCTGCGCTGA
- the glmS gene encoding glutamine--fructose-6-phosphate transaminase (isomerizing) has translation MCGIVGYIGMRDAQDVLLSGLAKLEYRGYDSAGVAVRGVEQIEVRKKAGKLANLQGELSGAPLPGTLGIGHTRWATHGLPNDTNAHPHATEDGRLVIIHNGIIENYLSLKAGLRERGHVFRSETDSEVLAHLIEEKYDLTGGDLYESVRLALGEVRGAYGIVVTHVDHREIVAARTVSPLVMGVGEGEMFLASDVPALLPYTRRMVFLHDGDMVVLHDDGFRVTDLQGNTLTRSIDTIEWDAEAAEKGGYDSYMLKEIYEQPQALTNTLIGRLHDETGEVNLDINLDPASFKRISIIACGTAYYAGLVGEYLIEQLARIPVEVDVASEYRYRDPIVSPETLAIVISQSGETIDTLEALREAKKGGARTLGVINAKGSSMTRELDDTLYIHAGPEIGVASTKAYTSMVGAMLMLALWLARARGTLSEEAGKELLHATRELPRLVEEALSEERVSRIREVAERYAHARDYLFLGRGVNAPTAFEGALKLKEISYIHAEGYAAGEMKHGPIALIDANLPVVVVGTESRLLEKTISNVQEVRARAGRVILLLSDGDTENAQHADDVLYVPRSHEMVSPIVNVVTLQLLSYFTATHLGKDVDKPRNLAKSVTVE, from the coding sequence ATGTGTGGAATCGTCGGATATATCGGGATGCGGGATGCTCAGGACGTGTTGCTGTCGGGGCTGGCCAAGCTGGAGTACCGGGGCTATGACAGCGCCGGCGTCGCGGTGCGCGGCGTGGAGCAGATCGAGGTGCGCAAGAAGGCCGGCAAACTGGCCAACCTGCAGGGCGAACTGAGCGGCGCGCCGCTGCCCGGCACCCTGGGCATCGGGCACACCCGCTGGGCCACCCACGGCCTGCCCAACGACACCAACGCCCACCCGCACGCCACCGAGGACGGCCGGCTCGTCATCATCCACAACGGCATCATCGAGAACTACCTGTCGCTCAAGGCGGGGCTCCGGGAGCGCGGGCACGTGTTCCGTTCCGAGACCGACAGCGAGGTGCTGGCCCACCTGATCGAGGAGAAGTACGACCTCACCGGCGGCGACCTGTACGAGTCGGTGCGGCTGGCGCTGGGCGAGGTGCGCGGCGCCTACGGCATCGTGGTGACGCACGTGGACCACCGCGAGATCGTGGCGGCCCGGACCGTCAGCCCGCTGGTGATGGGCGTGGGCGAGGGCGAGATGTTCCTGGCCAGCGACGTGCCGGCCCTGCTGCCGTACACCCGCCGGATGGTGTTCCTGCACGACGGCGACATGGTGGTGCTGCACGACGACGGCTTCCGGGTGACGGACCTGCAGGGCAACACCCTGACGCGCAGCATCGACACCATCGAGTGGGACGCCGAGGCGGCCGAGAAGGGCGGCTACGACAGCTACATGCTCAAGGAGATCTACGAGCAGCCGCAGGCGCTGACCAACACCCTGATCGGCCGACTCCACGACGAGACCGGCGAGGTCAACCTCGACATCAACCTGGACCCAGCCAGCTTCAAGCGCATCAGCATCATCGCCTGCGGCACCGCCTATTACGCCGGGCTGGTGGGCGAGTACCTGATCGAGCAACTGGCGCGCATCCCGGTGGAGGTGGACGTGGCCAGCGAGTACCGCTATCGCGACCCGATCGTCTCGCCCGAGACGCTGGCCATCGTGATCAGCCAGAGCGGCGAGACCATCGACACGCTCGAGGCGCTGCGCGAGGCCAAGAAGGGCGGCGCGCGGACCCTGGGCGTCATCAACGCCAAGGGCAGCAGCATGACCCGCGAGCTGGACGACACGCTGTACATCCACGCCGGTCCGGAGATCGGGGTGGCGAGCACCAAGGCGTACACCAGCATGGTGGGCGCGATGCTGATGCTGGCCCTGTGGCTGGCCCGGGCCCGCGGCACGCTGAGCGAGGAGGCGGGCAAGGAACTGCTGCACGCCACCCGCGAGCTGCCGCGTCTGGTCGAGGAGGCGCTGAGTGAGGAACGCGTGTCGCGCATCCGCGAGGTGGCCGAGCGCTACGCTCACGCCCGCGACTACCTGTTCCTGGGCCGGGGCGTGAACGCCCCTACCGCCTTCGAGGGTGCGCTGAAGCTGAAGGAGATCAGCTACATCCACGCTGAGGGCTACGCCGCCGGCGAGATGAAGCACGGCCCGATCGCCCTGATCGACGCCAACCTGCCGGTGGTGGTGGTGGGCACCGAGAGCCGCCTGCTGGAGAAGACCATCAGCAACGTGCAGGAGGTGCGGGCGCGGGCTGGCCGGGTGATCCTGCTGCTCAGCGACGGCGACACCGAGAACGCCCAGCACGCCGACGACGTGCTGTACGTCCCCAGGAGCCACGAGATGGTCAGCCCCATCGTGAACGTGGTGACGCTGCAACTGCTGAGCTACTTCACCGCCACCCACCTGGGCAAGGACGTGGACAAGCCGCGCAACCTCGCCAAGTCCGTCACGGTGGAGTAA
- a CDS encoding aminoglycoside phosphotransferase family protein translates to MPDVLTALLRRNGLPRAALKRLARGATSEVYRAGEVVVRLGSPFSSFHADVAIRRLLLAAGQPVAEPLDHGTLPDGRPYALDRFVPGGPLEPAGTAQARQLGALLAALQRLPCTGYGLLHPDRDPLVGQARTPLAGLQTRLQDVWPLGASTLEQHPLTAGQPRLWPELERLRPDLLALADAPAVLNHTDLHPAQLHWDADGRLLALLDFGDAARGPAGWDVASFGYFHGWTLVPALLDGLEAPAGLEREAQLMGVLLAFHRASRATAQRRPPALEHARHVLRQMLRLLHAPEPRH, encoded by the coding sequence GTGCCTGACGTCCTGACGGCTCTGCTGCGCCGAAATGGTCTCCCTCGTGCCGCCCTGAAGCGGCTGGCCCGGGGAGCGACCTCCGAGGTGTACCGGGCCGGCGAGGTGGTGGTGCGGCTGGGTTCACCGTTCAGCAGCTTCCACGCGGACGTGGCCATCCGGCGTCTGCTGCTGGCGGCGGGTCAGCCGGTGGCCGAACCGCTGGACCACGGCACCCTGCCGGACGGCCGACCCTACGCGCTGGACCGGTTCGTGCCGGGTGGGCCGCTGGAGCCCGCAGGCACAGCCCAGGCCCGGCAGCTGGGCGCGCTGCTGGCCGCCCTGCAGCGGCTTCCCTGCACCGGCTACGGCCTGCTGCACCCGGACCGTGACCCGCTGGTCGGGCAGGCGAGGACCCCGCTGGCCGGGCTGCAGACCCGGCTACAGGACGTCTGGCCACTGGGCGCCTCCACCCTGGAGCAGCACCCCCTCACCGCCGGCCAGCCGCGCCTGTGGCCAGAGCTAGAGCGGCTGCGGCCCGACCTGCTGGCCCTGGCCGACGCTCCCGCCGTGCTGAACCACACCGATCTGCATCCGGCCCAGCTGCACTGGGACGCCGACGGCCGGCTGCTGGCGCTGCTGGATTTTGGGGACGCGGCCCGCGGGCCGGCCGGCTGGGACGTGGCGTCCTTCGGGTACTTTCACGGCTGGACGCTGGTGCCGGCCCTGCTGGACGGCCTGGAGGCTCCTGCCGGCCTGGAACGCGAGGCGCAGTTGATGGGAGTGCTGCTGGCCTTCCACCGGGCCAGCCGCGCCACCGCGCAGCGCCGCCCGCCTGCCCTGGAGCATGCCCGCCACGTTCTTCGCCAGATGCTGCGCCTGCTTCATGCCCCGGAGCCACGGCACTAA
- the recO gene encoding DNA repair protein RecO, with protein sequence MSSRTANRSGIVIRRHVTPAGDIIVTLLTPQGKIKAIARGGVRGPLSSALNLFHHVAVQLYQTPQADLGTVRQAALEGALPTLSEPERYPYAHLLAELSDQLFQEGEFSETAFDLFAGGLRGVSRHPDPEWVGLVMSYKLLGLAGFVPRVARCAHCDEADPAHPDPLGGQLLCSRCASQPPHSEPVLTFMRQVLRQSVRALMEHPLEDADRDAAWRALERFVAVQVGTVRSAAGWRSRLQDGLRARA encoded by the coding sequence GTGAGTTCCCGGACAGCCAACCGCAGCGGCATTGTGATCCGCCGGCACGTCACGCCGGCAGGCGACATCATCGTGACGCTGCTGACCCCGCAGGGCAAGATCAAGGCCATCGCGCGGGGCGGCGTGCGCGGTCCACTGTCGAGCGCCCTCAATCTGTTCCATCACGTGGCGGTGCAGCTGTACCAGACGCCCCAGGCGGACCTGGGCACGGTGCGGCAGGCAGCGCTGGAAGGCGCGCTGCCCACCCTCAGCGAGCCGGAGCGCTACCCCTACGCGCACCTGCTGGCCGAGCTGAGCGACCAGCTGTTTCAGGAGGGTGAGTTCAGTGAAACCGCGTTCGACCTGTTCGCGGGCGGGCTGCGCGGCGTGTCGCGCCACCCGGACCCGGAGTGGGTGGGGCTGGTGATGAGTTACAAACTGCTGGGGCTGGCCGGGTTCGTGCCGCGGGTGGCCCGCTGCGCCCACTGCGACGAGGCCGATCCGGCGCATCCAGACCCGCTTGGAGGTCAGCTGCTGTGCAGCCGCTGCGCCAGCCAGCCGCCGCACAGCGAGCCGGTGCTGACCTTTATGCGGCAGGTGCTGCGCCAGAGCGTCCGCGCCCTGATGGAACACCCGCTGGAGGACGCCGACCGGGACGCCGCGTGGCGGGCACTGGAGCGCTTCGTGGCGGTACAGGTGGGCACGGTGCGCTCGGCCGCCGGCTGGCGCAGCCGCCTGCAGGACGGTCTGCGCGCCCGCGCCTGA
- a CDS encoding VF530 family protein: MTSSRPTDPLHGVTLEQIVTRLADRYGWAELGRRVPIRCFTDNPSVHSSLKFLRRTPWARKKVEDVYLDMLKDL, translated from the coding sequence ATGACCTCTTCCCGACCCACTGACCCGCTGCACGGCGTGACGCTGGAGCAGATCGTGACCCGGCTGGCCGACCGGTACGGCTGGGCCGAGCTGGGCCGCCGCGTGCCGATCCGCTGCTTCACCGACAACCCCAGCGTGCACAGCAGCCTGAAGTTCCTGCGCCGCACCCCCTGGGCGCGCAAGAAGGTGGAGGACGTCTACCTGGACATGCTCAAGGACCTGTAG
- a CDS encoding RluA family pseudouridine synthase, protein MSLNGGYTYREQLEPKAQGQTVLSYLSARHRHSSAEVWQARLQAGEVQLDGQPASGGERLQAGQWLVWQRPPWAEPATPQTYQVLHLDDALLAVNKPSGLPTLPGGGFLQHTLLWLVQQDYPHAAPLHRLGRATSGLVLFARSSKAARPMLQAWREHKVQKRYRALASGVVAQDRATITTPIGPVPHPRLGTIHAASPRGKPAHSVAQVLERRADSTLLQVDIQTGRPHQIRIHLASLGHPLVGDPLYGPGGLPLEQPGLPGDGGYLLHAERLRFRHPLSGAATDLHAPPPPALEATGP, encoded by the coding sequence ATGTCCCTGAACGGCGGCTACACCTACCGCGAACAGCTGGAGCCCAAAGCACAGGGCCAGACGGTCCTGTCCTACCTGAGCGCCCGCCACCGGCATTCGTCCGCCGAGGTGTGGCAGGCGCGGCTGCAGGCGGGCGAAGTGCAGCTCGATGGCCAGCCGGCCAGCGGCGGGGAGCGGCTGCAGGCCGGGCAGTGGCTGGTCTGGCAGCGCCCCCCCTGGGCCGAGCCGGCCACCCCACAGACCTATCAGGTGCTGCACCTCGACGACGCTCTGCTGGCCGTCAACAAGCCCAGCGGCCTGCCGACCCTGCCGGGCGGAGGCTTTCTGCAGCACACCCTGCTGTGGCTGGTGCAGCAGGACTACCCGCATGCCGCGCCGCTGCACCGGCTGGGCCGGGCCACCTCCGGTCTGGTACTGTTCGCCCGCAGCTCGAAGGCGGCCCGGCCCATGCTGCAGGCCTGGAGGGAGCATAAGGTGCAGAAACGCTACCGGGCGCTGGCGTCCGGGGTAGTAGCACAGGACCGCGCCACCATCACCACACCGATCGGGCCGGTGCCGCACCCCCGCCTCGGCACCATCCATGCCGCCAGCCCACGCGGCAAACCGGCCCACAGCGTGGCGCAGGTGTTGGAACGCCGCGCAGACAGCACGCTGCTGCAGGTGGACATCCAGACCGGCCGGCCGCACCAGATCCGCATTCATCTGGCCAGCCTGGGCCACCCGCTGGTGGGCGACCCGCTGTACGGCCCGGGCGGCCTGCCGCTGGAGCAGCCGGGGCTTCCGGGCGACGGCGGCTACCTGTTGCATGCCGAGCGGCTGCGCTTCCGCCACCCGCTCAGCGGCGCGGCCACCGACCTGCACGCCCCGCCGCCGCCCGCGCTGGAGGCTACAGGTCCTTGA